In Candidatus Saccharibacteria bacterium oral taxon 488, a single window of DNA contains:
- the topA gene encoding type I DNA topoisomerase has product MKNLVIVESPAKAKTIEKYLGKDFHVLSSVGHIRSIVKKTKDGTPPIDVANDFFAVYEVDPEKKKVITELKKNVKAVGKDNVWLATDEDREGEAIAWHLCKVLDLPIETTKRIVFHEITKDAITNAIQNPRTVDMNLVQAQQARQILDRLVGFELSPVVWQKVPGGKSAGRVQSPAVRLLVEREREIMKFEGSSQFKVTAIFIHDNQELKAELNQKFDSEAAAYEFLNSLKPATFTVSDISKTPGTRNPAAPFTTSTLQQEANAKLGFSSKATMASAQRLYQDGKITYMRTDSVNLSGQAIASATDFIKRLYGPDYSTVRKFKTKSASAQEAHEAIRPTDITRETVTSDERDQKLYDLIRRRTLASQMSAAKLEKTTVTINIKGRELSAHDKTSAQTRELNDDEARRGEDCLSEASSAAARDESERESRRAEAVLKGVGNSFSHLYFEAKGEVITFDGFLRVYGGGKDEILPKLHTGDTLETHDITARQTFARPPARYTEGSLVKKLEDLGIGRPSTYATIIDTVQTRGYVEKGDSEGQPRDVIVLSYNGEEVSRDIVQEKTGSTRGKLIPTPSGELIADFLTDHFTQIVDYDFTANVETEFDKIAAANLAKSAMLHGFYTPFHKLIEQSGGIDRSKVGANREVGIDPKSGKPILARFGRFGPMLQLGATDDEDKPRFAPLPKGTKIETVTLEQALEMFKLPRVVGQTEDGQDIKANIGRFGPYIQVGKLFVSIKPEDPHTITLEKARELYAAKLQAEAEKHIAEFPDGVKVLNGRFGPYITDGIKNAKIPKDTDPKTITHEQALELLKAAPTKPARRGRASTKPSKSPRKSSRSKK; this is encoded by the coding sequence ATGAAAAATCTCGTCATCGTCGAGTCGCCAGCCAAAGCTAAGACTATTGAGAAATACTTGGGCAAGGATTTTCACGTTTTGTCAAGCGTGGGACACATCCGCTCAATCGTCAAAAAAACCAAGGACGGTACGCCGCCAATTGATGTGGCAAATGATTTTTTTGCCGTCTACGAAGTCGATCCCGAAAAAAAGAAAGTCATCACCGAGCTAAAGAAGAACGTCAAGGCTGTCGGCAAAGATAACGTCTGGCTGGCCACCGATGAAGACCGCGAAGGGGAGGCTATCGCTTGGCACCTCTGTAAAGTGTTGGATTTGCCGATCGAGACGACCAAGCGCATCGTCTTTCATGAAATCACCAAGGATGCCATCACCAATGCCATCCAGAACCCGCGCACCGTCGACATGAACCTGGTGCAGGCGCAGCAAGCCCGGCAGATCCTCGACCGATTGGTTGGTTTTGAACTCAGCCCGGTAGTCTGGCAAAAAGTGCCAGGCGGTAAGTCAGCTGGCCGCGTCCAGAGCCCAGCGGTGCGGCTGCTGGTCGAGCGCGAACGAGAAATCATGAAATTTGAGGGCAGCTCACAATTCAAGGTGACCGCCATATTCATCCACGACAATCAAGAACTCAAGGCCGAGCTCAACCAAAAATTTGATTCCGAAGCAGCCGCTTACGAATTCTTGAACAGTCTCAAGCCAGCCACATTCACCGTCAGCGATATCTCGAAAACGCCTGGCACCCGCAACCCAGCCGCGCCGTTTACAACCTCAACGCTGCAGCAGGAAGCCAACGCCAAGCTTGGCTTCAGCTCCAAGGCCACCATGGCCTCAGCGCAGCGGCTCTACCAAGACGGTAAAATCACCTACATGCGTACCGACTCAGTCAATTTGAGCGGGCAGGCTATCGCCAGTGCGACTGATTTTATCAAGCGTCTGTACGGCCCGGATTATTCCACCGTGCGCAAATTCAAAACCAAATCCGCCTCAGCCCAAGAAGCCCACGAAGCCATCCGCCCGACCGACATCACCCGCGAAACCGTCACCTCAGATGAACGCGACCAAAAACTCTACGACCTCATCCGCCGCCGCACCCTAGCGTCACAAATGTCGGCAGCGAAATTGGAGAAGACGACGGTAACGATTAACATTAAGGGCAGAGAATTATCTGCTCACGACAAAACATCTGCACAAACCCGAGAATTGAACGACGATGAGGCGCGGCGCGGCGAGGACTGTCTGAGCGAAGCGAGTTCCGCAGCTGCCCGAGACGAATCGGAGAGAGAATCTCGGCGTGCGGAAGCCGTTTTGAAGGGAGTAGGTAATTCTTTCAGTCATTTATACTTTGAAGCCAAAGGTGAAGTCATCACCTTTGACGGATTCCTACGCGTCTACGGCGGCGGCAAAGACGAGATCTTGCCAAAGCTCCACACCGGCGACACACTTGAAACCCACGACATCACTGCCCGCCAAACCTTCGCCCGACCACCAGCTCGCTACACCGAAGGCTCACTGGTCAAGAAGCTTGAAGACCTCGGCATTGGCCGACCAAGCACCTATGCCACCATCATCGACACCGTGCAAACCCGCGGCTACGTTGAAAAAGGCGACAGCGAAGGCCAACCGCGCGACGTCATCGTCCTCAGTTACAACGGCGAAGAAGTCAGCCGCGACATCGTCCAGGAAAAAACCGGTTCCACCCGCGGCAAGCTCATCCCAACACCAAGCGGGGAACTAATCGCCGACTTTTTGACCGACCATTTTACGCAAATCGTTGACTATGATTTTACCGCCAATGTCGAAACTGAATTTGATAAAATCGCCGCCGCTAACCTGGCTAAAAGCGCCATGCTCCACGGATTTTACACGCCATTTCACAAACTAATCGAACAGTCAGGCGGCATCGACCGCAGCAAAGTCGGCGCCAATCGCGAAGTCGGCATCGATCCAAAGTCCGGCAAACCAATCCTAGCGCGCTTCGGCCGCTTTGGCCCAATGTTGCAACTGGGCGCCACTGATGACGAGGATAAACCACGCTTTGCGCCGCTACCGAAGGGGACGAAAATTGAAACCGTCACTCTGGAGCAGGCACTAGAAATGTTTAAATTGCCGCGCGTCGTCGGTCAAACCGAAGACGGGCAAGACATCAAGGCCAACATCGGCCGCTTTGGCCCATACATCCAAGTTGGCAAGCTCTTCGTCTCCATCAAGCCTGAAGATCCGCACACCATCACCCTAGAAAAGGCCCGCGAACTCTACGCCGCCAAGCTCCAGGCCGAAGCCGAGAAGCACATCGCCGAATTCCCAGACGGCGTCAAGGTCCTCAACGGCCGCTTTGGCCCGTACATCACCGATGGCATTAAAAACGCCAAAATCCCCAAAGACACTGACCCAAAAACCATCACTCACGAACAGGCTCTGGAGCTCCTGAAGGCCGCACCCACGAAACCCGCTCGCCGCGGCCGCGCATCAACCAAACCATCCAAATCCCCGAGAAAAAGCAGCCGCTCAAAGAAGTGA
- the dprA gene encoding DNA-protecting protein DprA produces MSILFITKVMEINRIRPDEHNFTQRLASIANPPKSLCFMGALPTSSAPVVAIVGSRKPSAYGREVTEQLAGDLAKAGCIIVSGLALGIDGIAQKAALEAGGTVIGVIPNELPDISPQTNYKLAMNIIKNGGAILSEWKKGDGKVVNRWSFLERNRLVSGLADAVIITEAAERSGTLNTAAHALSQGRDVFAVPGNITSPLSAGCNALLKQGALVATIATDILNVIAPSTTQSATDQAVIPLGETPAENTIIDLLRTGLRDGDQLQQQSGLNPADFATALTMLEINGVVKPLGANNWALR; encoded by the coding sequence ATGTCAATACTTTTTATCACAAAAGTCATGGAAATCAATAGAATCCGCCCAGATGAGCATAATTTTACCCAGAGATTGGCAAGTATTGCCAATCCACCGAAAAGCTTGTGTTTCATGGGAGCATTGCCGACGAGCAGCGCGCCAGTCGTGGCAATCGTCGGTTCGCGCAAACCCTCGGCGTACGGCCGGGAGGTGACCGAGCAGCTGGCGGGCGACCTAGCAAAAGCCGGCTGCATCATCGTCAGCGGCTTGGCGCTCGGCATCGATGGTATTGCTCAAAAAGCTGCCCTCGAGGCCGGCGGCACAGTCATCGGCGTCATTCCCAATGAACTACCTGACATCTCGCCGCAAACCAATTACAAACTAGCCATGAACATCATAAAAAACGGCGGCGCTATTCTGTCCGAATGGAAAAAAGGCGACGGTAAAGTCGTCAATCGCTGGAGCTTTTTAGAGCGCAACCGCTTGGTCTCTGGTCTGGCTGACGCTGTCATCATCACCGAGGCCGCCGAGCGCAGCGGCACGCTAAACACCGCCGCTCACGCCTTATCCCAAGGCCGCGACGTCTTTGCCGTGCCGGGTAACATCACCAGTCCGCTGTCTGCCGGCTGCAACGCGCTGCTCAAACAAGGCGCCCTCGTCGCTACCATCGCCACAGACATCCTCAACGTCATCGCCCCGTCAACCACGCAATCCGCCACTGACCAAGCCGTCATCCCCCTCGGTGAAACCCCAGCCGAAAACACTATCATCGACTTACTCCGAACCGGCCTCAGAGACGGTGACCAGCTACAGCAACAATCCGGCCTCAACCCAGCCGACTTCGCCACGGCGCTAACCATGCTAGAGATCAACGGCGTGGTCAAGCCGCTCGGGGCGAATAATTGGGCACTACGATAA
- a CDS encoding transcriptional repressor, protein MDTLRDIFRQADLRLTKSRCEVFTALESIDVPLTIAEIAKRCPNTNRTSIYRILETFHELHVINTIHIGWKVRYELAEPFITHHHHLYCTRCHNAEPLETPELERLIALIGRRHHFRVERHHFELEGVCQTCMAAGDTQPGSTETTSQA, encoded by the coding sequence ATGGATACCTTACGCGACATCTTTCGCCAAGCCGACCTTCGCCTGACCAAATCACGCTGCGAAGTCTTTACAGCACTCGAATCTATCGACGTACCACTGACCATCGCTGAAATCGCCAAGCGCTGCCCGAACACTAACCGCACCAGCATCTATCGCATCCTCGAAACCTTTCACGAGCTCCACGTCATTAACACCATCCACATCGGTTGGAAAGTCCGTTATGAGCTCGCCGAGCCATTTATCACGCATCACCACCACCTCTACTGCACCCGCTGTCATAACGCCGAACCACTGGAGACACCAGAGCTAGAGCGACTCATTGCCTTGATCGGCCGGCGCCATCACTTCCGTGTCGAGCGCCACCACTTTGAACTTGAAGGAGTGTGCCAGACCTGCATGGCAGCTGGTGATACGCAGCCTGGCTCAACCGAAACGACGAGCCAAGCCTAA